In Deltaproteobacteria bacterium, the genomic stretch ATATCGTGTCGGGTCATATCTGGATGGACGTTGGACGTCTAGGGAATCGGTATCGACGACGTGATCCCGTCCTTTTTCGCGAAATCCTGCACACGCTCGGCCGCAACCTACTGGACGGCACGCAGTTTCCCAACACGATCATGAACGAGCCACCTGAACGAAGTCCTTTGTATGTGCTCCACCCCCTGGATCGCGAAGCGTTGCTCGCGGTGTACGGATGGCTTGGACCCGGTACAACTACAGATCAGATGCATGAGCGACTTGGGCCTTGGTCGGAGGAATCAAGGAATCTGGTGGGCGAATTCGCAGTCCCGTGCCCCATAACCGCGGAGTGCGAAACTGCTTTGTTACCCGTCATATTCGGCGTCTCAGCGCGAAACGGCCTAATACAACCGTGGACGCAGGGCGTCAGCCCCTCCCGTGGCGCCCCCTACGACAGCGACGGTTCCGGTGTGGCGTTCTGGGCCGGCCATCTGGTGGGATTCACGCCGACCAATCGGGCAGTGGTGGGGGAAGCCTCCCTGGAGTTAGATACCGAGACTCTGCATGGAGAGCTTGTGTTCAGGAATCTGGAATCCTGGACCGCGGAACCGGGAGCGCCGGGCACCGGCAACCGGTGGGGAGATGGGGACCTCGACTACACGGTAGCCGTTCGTGAAGACACCCTGGTCAGCATCGCCGGCGATGAGGGCGTGATCACGGGACGGTTCTCCGGCAGCTACCATGACGGGATGGCCGGGGTGCTCGAACGGGATGATCTCAAGGCCGCGTTCGGCGGGGAGCGATGGTATGACAGGAACGACCGCTGAAGGCTCTCGGTGTCGTGCGGACTGGATCAACGCGAAGACGATCAGCCTGATGAGCACCATGACCGGGTGGTCCCCACCAAGCGGCGGAGCAAAGCAGGTTCCTATGGGGCAGTCTCTCCGGAAACCTACCGTCTATGGCATCGCCGGGGAATTTCAGCGACCCGCAGGGGTCGCAACCGGGACCACCGAAAGTTGCGCTCGCTGGGATTCAGGGTACGAAAGACGACTGGGCTCATTTGCTAGACGTCAAACCCCAATGCGGAAGCAACCGCCCGCTGTCGAGAGTCCAAGGTGATGAACGAGATAGTACTTGGCACTGGCGCGACGTAAAGCGCCGTCGCGACATGCCACAGGTCGGCGCCTCGCAAGTAGCCGGCCTCGACCACGGCCTCGAACTCGCGGGTCAGCCGCCGGTCCGGCAGGATCCATTCGATGTCCGAGACGAGGTCGGAAGCGAATCGCCGTCGTTCGCGAGCGAATACGGCACGCAACTCGGCTTCGAGGAGGTTCGAGGATACGAGACGGAGAAACGAGTCCAGCCTTCGGGCACAAGTGGCACCGCCACGTTCATCGAAGGCAACGGCGACGAGCGCGGAGGTATCGACGTAAGCGACGGTCATTCGCCGCGCTCCGCGAGAAACCGCTTGAGAGCCCCTGGGCGGCGTACCACCGACCTCAGGGGTTTCCTGGGTCCAGATGACCTGATCAAGATTCCTTGCCGTTCCAGGTCATCGAGCCGTGCTTCGATTGTCTCGCGTGACTCGCGGATCGCGCGAATCTCGGCCACGGGCTTCCCCCGGTAGGAAACCGTAACGGTTTTCCCGTCGCGCACCTGCCTGAGAACCTCGGAGAACCGCGCTTTAGCGTCATATGCCGAGTAGGTGATAGACATACGACATCATAACCGGTCAGACTGGTCGAGACAATCCGACATAATGAACCCGCAACCACACCCGCCAGGCTACCGAAGCGTACAGCCTTTCCGTCCGCGGCGCAGGCACGCCAGGTTGTGGTGGAAAACCCCCACCTGGGCGCGGGCGAAGCCGGCCCGGCCGGCGCCGTTCGCCCGGCTGCGCTGGTAACGTGCCCAATCGCCTTGGTTGCCGTCGCGCCAGTAGCCGTCGAGGACCTGGGCGGGCAGCGGCTTGAGTTGCGGGCGGGTGTTGTAACGCGCGCCGGGCGGGCCGTCGCGGCCGGGGAGGCGGCGGCGTTCGCCCAGGAAGCCGTGGAAGGCGTAGAAGGCGTCGGTGCCGGGCTGGAACTCCATCTCGTAGTCGACGGTGCGGTCCGGATCGGTAATGTCGTCGGCGGACATGGTCGGGCGCTCGCCGAAACCCATCATGAAGGCCCTGGCTTCGAAGTCCAGGAACCGCACCGCACGCCGCACGGTCCGGCCGGGCACGTGCGGGTAAAGCTCGTTGGAGCGGATGGCGACGTCGATGTCGAAGCGTCCGTCGGGTCCCAACTCCACCGACTCTCCCACCAGGTAGGTGCGCAGGTAGTTGTGCTGCTGCAGCGTGAGGGCCACCGGGCGCCCGGCCGCGTCCAGCACCACGAACGCGGCGGTGTAGTGGTCGAGCTGATGCCAGTCGTCCAGGTCCGCCACCAGCCGTAGCGGGAGGGCGAACGCCTGGGGCAGCGCGGCGGGCAGACCGCTGACACGGAAGACCAGGTGGTAGGTGACGACGGTGAACGCTTCGGGCGCCTGTCCGTCTTTACCCGGCGCCCACAGGCCGGTGCGCTCCACCGCCGCGTAGACCACGGGACGCGGTTGGACGTCGCCGGGCACGTGCGTGAACTCGGCGCGGACGTCGTCCCGGTAGCGGTTCAGGTCGGCGGGCGTGGGACCGTCGATTCGGACGCCGTCTCCGGTCACCAGGTAACCGTGGGCGATGTAATCCCGGTAGAAGTCGATGGGGCCCTCGTGGCCCACCGGCAGATGGAAGCGCGGCGCGTGCCGTCGGGCCAGCGCTTGATCCGCCGGGCCCGCGGCCGGCGCGGGGGGGTTCGCCGCAAAGTACTCGGCGAAACCGGGATACTGCGAGAAATTGCGGTCGGCGCCGAAGGCGCCCACACCGACGGCCAGCAGCAGAAGTGCCGCGAAGCAACCCGACAGGGCTATAGTTCTCGTACGACCTCCCGACACTAGCGCCTGCGTTTCCTTCCGGGACGTGGACCAAACTCCCGCTTCAGGCCGCCCCCGTCCAGTTTCGCCCTGTGAAGATACGCGGTAAGCGAACCGTAACCGGTGTCGCCGGCGAAGCGGACCGGTACCGGCGGCATTTCATCGAATACCCGCGCCACGTGAAGCTTCACGTCG encodes the following:
- a CDS encoding type II toxin-antitoxin system VapC family toxin codes for the protein MTVAYVDTSALVAVAFDERGGATCARRLDSFLRLVSSNLLEAELRAVFARERRRFASDLVSDIEWILPDRRLTREFEAVVEAGYLRGADLWHVATALYVAPVPSTISFITLDSRQRAVASALGFDV